CCGTGCGGGTGCCACAAGCCGGTGATGCCTCCGAAGCCCAAGCCGTGCCCGTGCCACAAGCCGGTGATGCCTCCGAAGCCCAAGCCGTGCCCGTGCCACAAGCCCGTGAAGGTGGAACCCAAGCCGTGTCTGCCCTGCCGCCCCTCGGGTCAGAGCACCTCGGGAGGCAGTGACGGCGGTTGGAGTAACGCCTCGGGAGGCCACGACACCGGTTGGAGTGGCGGCTCCTGAGCACTCGGCCGCCGTTCTACGAGCGCCAGACGATGGGTGCGGCCCGCTACATCGCGGACGAAGCGAGGATCGCCTCGCTGACGAGGGACGTAGCCGCTGCGCCTGACGGAGATCGATCGTCGTCGGGCGCCGGACCGGAGAACGACGGCCACCGCGGAATCCGCCGGTGGCGCGCTTGCCGACCACGGGAGCGCGCCACCGGCGCCGGAGGAGGGACGCACGGGGTGTGTCTCGAGTTTGACCCGAGAGGAGCAGACGGGATGGGCAGGGCCCGGTGTCGCCGCGTGGTGAGGGGATCGATTCGGTGGAGGTGAAGCAATCCGACCTGGACGTACTCGACGACCAGGTCGAGGTCCGTGCCGAGCGGACGCCGTCGGCCCCGGCCGGCCACGCCGAGCCGTCTTCGCTCTCTGAGCTGCCGCGCCCGCTGCGGGCGGCCACCGGCGCGGCGGTCGCGTTGTGTCTGGTGGCCACCGCCTTGCACCTGCTGATGGTCGGTCTGTACGTGGCGCCCGTGAATGCCGTCTCGCAGCGCTACAGCAGGGAGATCGATGACTGGATCGATCCTGTCTTCGATCAGAACTGGCAGCTGTTCGCGCCGGAACCCCAGTCGGCCAACTGGCAGATCTCGGCGCGGACCATGAGCGCCGGGCCGGACGGCAGGCCCCGGATCAGCTCCTGGTTCGATCTCTCGGCCCTGGACGACGCGGCGGTGAAGCACGACGTATTCCCGAGCCACACCGCGCAGAACACGCTGCGCCGGGCCTGGACCGCGTACGCCGCCGCGTTCGGCGCCGGCGATCAAGCCGACTCGGACTGGGCTGTGCTGGTGCGGGAGTACTTGCGGAACATCGCGGTGGACCGGGTCGAGGCCCACCGCGCGGGCGCTATCGACAGCATCCAGTTGCGTGTGGTGACGCAGCCCATCCCGGCGCAGGCCGTGCCGGGCGGCCCGCGCCCGAAGGCGCCCGCCGCTGATATCAGGACCCTACCGTGGTGGAAGGTGACGTCTCGTGGCAGGTGAACAGGGATCGATCGCGGCGTGCGTGCCGGGAGGCGAGAGCGTGCCGGCCGTGAGCGGTTCCGGCCTGGCGCGCGTGCTCGGCCGCCTCGACGCGTTCGGGCTCGCCCTCACCGAGCGGACGTGGTCGCTGTACGCCGCGGCGGCGCTTCGCATCGGATACGGACTGATCTACCTCGCCTATCTGCTGCGGGAGTTCCCGCATCGTGACGAGCTCTGGGGCCCGGGTTCCCCGATGACGCCGGCGCTGTCCCGAGAGCTGCTCGACCGGACCGGCTGGTTCAGCGTGCTGACCTTCTCGGACAGCCCGATCTACTTCGAGGTCTGCTACGGGTTCGCTCTCGTCGTCTGCGTGCTGTTCGCGCTCGGCTGGCGGACCAGGATGCTCTCGATCGTCTTCGCACTCGTGGTGACGTCGTTCTACGCCAGGTCCGTCCTCATGACGGACGGCGGCGACAACCTGATCACGCTGATGAGCATCTACCTGGTCGCCACCGCCTGCGGCCGACGCTGGTCGCTCGACGCGCGCAGGGCCCGGCTGCGGGGATCTGCGGACCGGCCCGGGAGCTTGTTCGCGCGGTTCGCAGCCACCGAGTTCGCCCGGCACCTCGGCGTGTCCCGGCGGGTCGTGGTCACGGTGCTGCACAACTGCGGCATGGTCGTCATCGGCGCCCAGATCTGCATCCTCTACGCCACCGCGGGTCTCTACAAAGTGCAGGGCGGCGACTGGGACAACGGAACCGCGCTGCACTACGTTCTCCACCTCAGCCTGTTCCGGCCGTGGCCGGCACTCTCGGCCGTGGCGGACAGCCACCCGATGATGATCACGGTAGCCGCGTACCTGACCGTCCTGGTGCAGGTGGCCTTCCCGTTCGCCCTCTTCGGCCGCCTCAAGTACGTCGTCCTGAGCATGTTGCTCTGCATGCATCTGGGCATCGCGGTGCTCATGGGTCTGCCCATGTTCTCCGGCTCGATGGTCGTCGCGGACGCCGTGTTCCTGTCGGACCGGTTCTACCTGGCCGTGGAGCGGAGAGCCCGCCGGCTCGTACGGCGAACCGCACCGGCATTGCCGGATGCCGGCGCGATGGGGCATCCTCTCGTCCCGGCGCAGGAGGTTCGGACAGCTGACGCGCTGGATCGCACCTGACGGCGGAATCGGCGTCACAGACCCGGATGCCGGCGCACGAGCCGTCGTTCTCCAGCCCCGCGACCGGTGATCGCTCCGGCGCACAGGGCCGACAGGACGGTGCGTTCCCTCGCCCGGTGCGTGGCATTACCCGCGGCGAAACACGGTACCTGGCGCGCGGCAACAGGCCAGGCCAGCCCATACGGCGTCCTACCGGCCGCGCCGACCAGCTGGAACAGTCGGGCGACCGAGGGGGAAACCGCGGTGACACGCACGGTGCCGCCGACGGCGCGCACCTGTCGGTTCACGGCGCAGACAGCCTCGAAACCCGCGCAGTCCATGAAGGTGACCCGGGAGAGATCCAGCAAGACCGGCCCGCGTGCGGGTTCGGCCAACGCGGTCACCTCGAGGAGCAGGTCTTCCACCGCGGCCACGTCGATCTCTCCACGCAGGGCGATGACCCTCAAGGAGCCGTCGCACTTGCTCACGAACACGTTCACGTCGGCCTCGCGTCCTCGGATGCGGATGCACCGGGCGCGCTCACCGGGGCCGCTCGGCCGCTTCGGGCCGACCGCGTTCCCATCGCGTACCCTGCGCCGGGGATCACGGCGCCTGAGTCCCGAGCGTCATGAGGTGGTTGTATCTGTACCCTACCTCACCGTCTGGCCACATGACACCCCCGCGGGACGCGCGGCCATCGACGGGCCTTGGTGGCGGTGCAGTCTGCGGCTCAATCCAGCGTGGCGAGGTGGTCGGCGACGCCCCCGCGCCACTCGATCATGAGTAAGGTCGCGTCGTCGCTGGTCGTGCCGCCGCGTTGGTGCATCAAGGCGTGCGAGAGGGCGCGTACGACCGCGCGCACTCCTTTCTCGGCGTGCTCGGTGCGGTTGATCCAGCTGATGAGTTGTTCCTCGCCGAACTGCTTTTCGCCGGCTTCGTGTTCTTCGATCAGGCCGTCGGTGAAGCAGAGCACGCGGTCGCCGGGGTGGAGGGTCTGCTCGCTGATCCGGGGTTGTTCGCCGCCGAAGCCGACCGGGAGGGTGGTCGGGCTCTCGAGTTTCCCGAGCACCTCGTGGTCGCGGATCAGCAGGGGTGCGGGGTGGCCCGCGTTGACCCATTGCAGACGGCCGGTGGCGATGTCGAGGATCATCATCTGCGCGGTCACGAAGTGGTCGGGGCCGAACTGCTGGGCGATGGCCCGGTCTATGAACGCGTAGATCTCGGCCAGTCCGATATCGGAGCGTCGGGCGTGCCGGTAGGCGCCGATGGCGACGGTCGCCATCGTGGCGGCGTCCAGGCCGTGGCCCATCGCGTCGATCATGGCGATGTGCAGGAGGTCGTCGTTGAGGGCGTAGTCGAAGCTGTCTCCGGCGACTTTGTAGGCGGGTTCGAGGATTCCGGCCACCTTGGCCTGGGGGACGGTCATCGCCAGCGGGGGCAGCAGGGACCACTGGATCTCGGCGGCCAGGCTCATCGGTTCGCGGCGCCGGGCCTGGAAGAACCGGTCGGTGTAGCTGTGTTTGGTGACGATGGTGTCGGCGACCAGACCGGCGAGGCGGCGCAGCAGCCGCCGGTCGTCGTCGTCGACGGCGTCCATGGTCAGGGCCATCACCCCCACCTGGTCGCTGCCGTCGAGCAGCGGCAGGTACATCCGGACGCCGTCGGTCTCCGGGACTTCCACGGGGGTTGCGTGCAGGAAGGCCGTGCCGGCGGGGGAGTCGCCGATCGGCTCGGGTTCGCCGACGGTCAGCCGCCGCCTAGGCAGCGGCACGAGCATCCGCTGGCCGTAGTCCTGCAGCAGAATCGAGACGTCGCGCCCGCCCACCCTGGCAACCTCCTCGGCGACCAGCGGGGCGATCAGCGCCGGGGGCATCTCGTGCGCCCGGTCCAGCAGCACCCCGAGCAGACGCTCACCGAACCCTTCGGACCGGTCCACCACGTCCACGTCACGCCGCCGCTGGTCCCGCGCCATCGCCGCTTTCCCTTCAACGCCCGCCAGAACCGGCCCGGCCCACCCGCCTCCACGTAGCCGATGCAGGTCCCGACACGCTCGGGTCCGCCCTGGCGGTCACAGCCGGTCCCCTTGAAGGCCCTTTCACGCAGCCATGGACACCGGCTCCGGGCGCAAGCGTTCAACGCGTACAGAATGTCGCGGCCAACCATCCGCAAGAGCTCATTGCTCCAAACGCGGCATGTCAGAACACAGACCTCCGATGGCGTCCCGCCGAGTGGTGTAGCAGGGATCTTGGGACTGTACGGTCTTCGGCTCTGTCGCACCTCCGGTGGTAACGGAGCGTCAGGACCCTCCATGATGGGTCGTGCGCGATGTAGATCATCTTATGAGCGCGGTGTTCTCCGGCCTGCCACCACTCCAGACAGGAGCCTCCTCCCATCTCCCACCGGCAGAGTCATTCGCTGATCGATAGAGGTGATTGGCAGGCGCGGCCGAGGCGGCCCTCCGTACCGCGTGCCGGGGTTCGGTACTGTGCGCGCTCGCTCGCCTGGGCGGATTCTGGCGCGATGACTGGCGCTGCGACAAGCCAGGGAGGACGGTATGCCCACGGGAGCCGCCTCATTGGACAGGCAGACTTCGAACGACTCAGTGAGGCGCGTGATGCCCCAGACCTCGACCAGGACCGCACTGCCCGCGGCGGGCGGTGTCGGCGCGTTGCGCGCGTGGGCGTCGTCTGCTGCTGCGCGCACAGTCGAGGTCGGGCGCGGGCTGCTGAGGTTCGCGTTCTACGGGCGGTATTCGACGGAGGACCGGCAGAACCCGGTGACCTCGCATGCCTGGCAGCACGACCAGGCCGAGGCGACGATCACGGGCGAGGGTCGGATCACCGAGGAGTTCTTCGACCGAGGCCGGTCCCGGACACTCGCATGGCATCTGCGCCCCGAGGCCGCACGGCTGATCGAGGCGATCAAGGATCCGAACCGCGGCTTCGACGCGATCGTGATCGGCTCCTATGAGCGTGCCTTCTACGGCAATCAGGCCTCGCTGATCCTGCCGCTGCTGGAGAAGCACGGCGTGGCGCTGTGGATGCCCGAGGTCGGCGGACCGGTCACCTCCGGACACGACGAACTGGTCGCGCTGCTCGGGATCCTGGCCAAGCGCGAGATCATCCGCGCCAGGGCCCGGACCGTGGGGGCGATGACGGCGCTGGTGCGCGACTACGGCCGCTACGTCGGGGGCCGGCCCGCCTACGGCTACCGCCTGGTCGCCGTCGGACCGCACCCCAAGCGCCAGCACGCGGCCTGGGGCCGGAAGCTGCTGTGCCTCGAACCCAACCCCGACACCGCGCCCGTCGTTGTCTGGATCTTCCAGATGCGGCTAGACGGGCACACGCTGGCCCGGATCGTACGGGCCCTGAACGACGCCGCGATCCCGTGCCCGTCGGCGGCCGACCCGCAGCGGAACCCGCACCGGGCCGGTGTGGCCTGGCAGATCCCGACCGTGCAGGCGATCCTCGCCAACCCCGTCTACACCGGACATGCGGTGTGGAAGCGCACGTTTGCCAAGCACGAGCTCGTCGACGAGGACAACCTCGCCCTCGGCTTCGCCCAGCACGTGCGCCGCAACGCCCCGGACCAGTGGGTCATCTCCATCCCCATCGCGCACGAGGCCCTCGTGAGTGAGGAGCATTTCGTCGCCGTCCAGAGCACCCACAGCCCGCGCCCGGACCAGGTCCACGACTACCGGTACACCGGGATCCTGCTGTGCGGCGAATGCGCCCGGCGCATGGAAGGATCCTGGAACAACGGCGCCGCCGCCTACCGCTGCCGGCACGGGCAATCGAGTGCCAGCGGTCCTGCGAGCCGGATATCGCAGGCGTACGTCCGCGAATCCCACCTGCTCGCCCGGATGCCGCTGCTCCACCAGCGCCTCGTCCTCGACCGAGCGACGACTATGACCACTGTGAAGGCGGCAACGCCCACGCGCGCCCTACCCCAGCGGACCAACGTACTGAAGACCGTGATTCCGACACCGGAGGAGGTGATCGACGAACTGCGCAGTACCAAGCGCACCTTGACCTACCACCACCCCACCAAGACCCTTCAGGTCGACGGCGGGAAGCTGCCCATCCGCATCACCGTCTGACCGCGTCCCGGACACACGCGCCAGACAGCACACCACCCAGCATCACCACGACCACAGCCACCACGAGAACCGAGAGGAGAGGCACCAAAGTCGGCGGCGATCCGATGCCGCAAGAGGATCACGTCAGGAGGTGAAACCCTGCCCGAAAACGACGCAGCGCCTGAGACGGGAGGAACCCGACCTCAGACGCCAAAAAGAGCTGCCCGCGAGCAGCTCTTCGTGGGGAAATTATGTGTCCGAACCCCGCCAAATCAGTGGCGTGTTGTCGAAGATCTGCCACTGGATGGGCACTCAGGGTCAGCTGGACCACTACTCCGAGTATGACTCGGGTCTTCTTATAGGTCAAGCGCTTCGGCGCAATCGAGACGCATGACTTCGAGCGATCCTGACAAGCAGAGTACCTGTTTCGGGGGCCGTCACATGACGGCCCCCGAAGCGGCGCCGGGCGCGATGGTCTTCCGACTGGTGTTCCCGTACGAGGTTCTGATGTGAGCGGGCGCATCGCTCCGCTTACATCTCGGGGCCACCATGGCTGGCCGGCCGAGACTGTGCTGACGGGCCACGTTTGCCAGTAAAGCGTCGCTGTTGGAGCCGAGCCGAGGCGCGTACGGTGAGCATAAGGACCAGGGCGAACTGCGCGCCGATTATTACGAGGCATTCTGTTGCCGTGAGCACTCCGCGGGCCGCGTAGAGAGTCGCCAGCGGCAGCAACGACGCCGACGCCACGCCGACAATCTCGATCGCCGTGGCGGTCAGAATGTGCGCACGGTCTTCAGTCAACTCTGCTGAGGCGGTAATGCTCCCGAGGCTTGCAACATCGACCTTGATTCCCGCCTTCGCCGTCGGCGCAAGTTGGCCCGCCTGGTTCTCGTTCGCTCTCGTTATGCTGCTCACCGGCTAACTCTCTGTTGGTCTCCTGTCCCGCACTCTGAGCAGCCCAGCACAGCAGAATCCTGTGCAAGGGCTATTCGAGCAGGGCATCGGCAAAATCGCGCCGGTCTCAGGGCATCGACGCGCGATGCCCGCCGGCATTCCACTGCTGGGCCCCATGGCCGTGAGCGCCCGACTCGCTTGGGCGAGGTGGTCAGCGGAGGTCGAAGAACTCGGCGGCTTGCTTGCGGATCCGCCCGAGCCGCTTGGAGACAGCGCTGTGGTTGGCGTAGCCCATCACCTCGGCAACCTGCGTGAGGTTGGTGACACCGCTGTGGAGCAGCACGACGACCTGGCGGTCGCGTTCGTCTAAAATTGCGAGGAAGTCGCCGGTGACTATGTTGCCAAGGACCTCGGTCTCCGGACCTTGGACCGGAACAGTCTCGGTCAGCTCCACGAACCGGACCTTGACCTTCAACCGCTTGTGATAGAGCTTCCGTTCGAAGTCTTCTCGGGCGTAGCTCCACCGGTCGGAGAAGTCCTCCTCGACGCGGTTGGAACGCACGGCTTCGAGGATCTCGCGGAGCCGTCCGTGGGTGTCGGCCGTCTCGATAGTCTGCCTCACGATCTGCTCAGCCTCTTCCTCGCCGCACCACAGCAGCCCGCCCATCCGAGGATTGGCCCTGACACCACCGTCGAAGACCGTCCCGTCGGTGAAGTGGACGGGGTGCGCGGTAATTCCGTGGTCGGTCTCGCCGAATCCGCGCAACACGTCCTGGACCACTTCCGTGCCGGCCGGCAGCCAGAAGTCGAGGTTGTGGGCCAAGAGGCGGATCGGGTCGGAGTCGCTGAATCTATTCAGCGGCGACTTGCGAAAGAGGTGACTCCACACGGTGGAGGCCCACGCTCGGGAGAGGCGGACATCGAAGTCTTCGGGGAGATAGCGGTCCGGTTCCGCCGTATCCATCGTGAACGGCCACAAACCCCGCCGAATCTGGGGCAGGCCGTGCCTGTCGAGCATCGCCTTGGGGATTAGGTGGAACAGCGGGGCGTGCTCGTAGTACCGCGACCTGGTTCGCGGGACGAACACGACGTTAAACTCGCCGCGCTCGGCCAACTCCCTGACCGGGGACGGGAGTTCTTCCTCGTCGAACATCAGGCTGCGGTACTGGGCGGCTTCCCACTGCATGTTCCAGTTCGCCACGGCCAGCTCCAGGTCGCGATCTTGCGCGGTGCGGCCGGTCGTGGCGATCGGGATCGTCACGTACTCGGCTGGCTCCGGATCGTGGGCGCGCAGCACGGCGTTGTACATCATGCCGGTGGAGACGTTGCTCAGGCTCGGATACCAGTCCGGCTGCGCGTCCTGCTCGCTCGCGTCCAGGAAGAGCTGCGAGCGCCAGTAGGTCTCGTCGTCCTCGTCCTTGGAGAGCGCGGATCCCTCGGCCATGTCTGTGTCCGTCGTCGCGGTGGTGATAGTCACGTACCCTCCACGACACTACTTCCCGAATCCGTTCCGCGGGAGCCGAAGATTTTTCTTGGCACCTCGTAGATCATGCGCGGCGCTCACCGCGCAATCATGTCGGCGCCTCCCGCAGTTAGTGGATGCCAGTTCCCGTTTCCCCGCATGGGCGGCGCCTGCCTAACCCCAGACCTGCGGGTCGGCGCACATGTCACTGGTAACCACTCGACACCGCCAGGGACGTCGGGCCCACTTCCAGCGCAACCGGACTTACCACGGGCCGACGCCGGTTGTCGCCGCCAACCGTGCACGGCCATAGAATTGCGCACTGTGGACGTGAGTAACGACCTCATCGCGCTCGGCGGCGCTGCGACGGGCGCATTGGCACTTGCGACAGCATGGTCATCCGAGCTGACCCGAAGGCTCGTCAAGGAAGGCAAGCTGTCACGAGACCAGTGGACAGCGATCGCGGTGGACTCCGCGCGTACGCGGCTGGACCAGAACGCGGCCACGGTCGACCTGACTTATGGCGAGTTCACTGGACCGCTGCTGCCGTCCACGATGCTCGACGGACGCGCCAATCCGTGCCCGCCGGCTACTACATGGAACTTCCCACGAGACCAACAGACGATGCTCGCCGTGCGGAGCGCAATGAAGCTCACCAACAGCAGCGAGAAGATCGTCTATGGCAAGGCAGTCGGCGCAATTCTCATCGAATCGATTCCCAACAGCGGTGAGCGCGTGCTCGACACCGAACACAGCTTTTCACTTTCGCCCGGTCAAGCGTGGTCGTTCTGGCTCGAGGCGCGGGCGCCGCTCGCCGAGTGGGCCCTGAACTACAAGTACGCGGAGGCTGGCGAGGTCGGCCATACACCGGCGTGGGGCTCAGTTTGGATCACAGTGCATGACGACAATGACAACGGCGTCGATGACTGGTGGTATCCAATGCTGATCGGAACCCCGATCGTCCCGATCAAGGACGTGGCCGCAGGCTGGCGCCTGCGCCCGCCCGGAGATCCTAAAACAGTGTACTTCGATAGCGGACCGGCGCCGCAACGCTCCCGCACCTACTGGCTCTCTCGGTCTCAAAGCATGGTGCTACCGCAGCCCCCAGCGCTCGCCGCACACTATGCGGAGATGGAGAAGAAGAACAAGAAGCGACGAGAGCAACTGACTGCCGAGCTTGAGAAGCAGATTGCATCTCGCTCGGAATCGTCGAACAATAGTCCGCTCCGCTGATGAAGCGGGCTGGCCGATCTACCAGTCTCTGTCGTCGGTGGGTACACCGTCGTTTGCCGACAGGTAC
This genomic window from Actinospica robiniae DSM 44927 contains:
- a CDS encoding DUF5819 family protein; this translates as MEVKQSDLDVLDDQVEVRAERTPSAPAGHAEPSSLSELPRPLRAATGAAVALCLVATALHLLMVGLYVAPVNAVSQRYSREIDDWIDPVFDQNWQLFAPEPQSANWQISARTMSAGPDGRPRISSWFDLSALDDAAVKHDVFPSHTAQNTLRRAWTAYAAAFGAGDQADSDWAVLVREYLRNIAVDRVEAHRAGAIDSIQLRVVTQPIPAQAVPGGPRPKAPAADIRTLPWWKVTSRGR
- a CDS encoding HTTM domain-containing protein, whose amino-acid sequence is MSGSGLARVLGRLDAFGLALTERTWSLYAAAALRIGYGLIYLAYLLREFPHRDELWGPGSPMTPALSRELLDRTGWFSVLTFSDSPIYFEVCYGFALVVCVLFALGWRTRMLSIVFALVVTSFYARSVLMTDGGDNLITLMSIYLVATACGRRWSLDARRARLRGSADRPGSLFARFAATEFARHLGVSRRVVVTVLHNCGMVVIGAQICILYATAGLYKVQGGDWDNGTALHYVLHLSLFRPWPALSAVADSHPMMITVAAYLTVLVQVAFPFALFGRLKYVVLSMLLCMHLGIAVLMGLPMFSGSMVVADAVFLSDRFYLAVERRARRLVRRTAPALPDAGAMGHPLVPAQEVRTADALDRT
- a CDS encoding STAS domain-containing protein is translated as MNVFVSKCDGSLRVIALRGEIDVAAVEDLLLEVTALAEPARGPVLLDLSRVTFMDCAGFEAVCAVNRQVRAVGGTVRVTAVSPSVARLFQLVGAAGRTPYGLAWPVAARQVPCFAAGNATHRARERTVLSALCAGAITGRGAGERRLVRRHPGL
- a CDS encoding PP2C family protein-serine/threonine phosphatase, whose protein sequence is MARDQRRRDVDVVDRSEGFGERLLGVLLDRAHEMPPALIAPLVAEEVARVGGRDVSILLQDYGQRMLVPLPRRRLTVGEPEPIGDSPAGTAFLHATPVEVPETDGVRMYLPLLDGSDQVGVMALTMDAVDDDDRRLLRRLAGLVADTIVTKHSYTDRFFQARRREPMSLAAEIQWSLLPPLAMTVPQAKVAGILEPAYKVAGDSFDYALNDDLLHIAMIDAMGHGLDAATMATVAIGAYRHARRSDIGLAEIYAFIDRAIAQQFGPDHFVTAQMMILDIATGRLQWVNAGHPAPLLIRDHEVLGKLESPTTLPVGFGGEQPRISEQTLHPGDRVLCFTDGLIEEHEAGEKQFGEEQLISWINRTEHAEKGVRAVVRALSHALMHQRGGTTSDDATLLMIEWRGGVADHLATLD
- a CDS encoding recombinase family protein, which encodes MPQTSTRTALPAAGGVGALRAWASSAAARTVEVGRGLLRFAFYGRYSTEDRQNPVTSHAWQHDQAEATITGEGRITEEFFDRGRSRTLAWHLRPEAARLIEAIKDPNRGFDAIVIGSYERAFYGNQASLILPLLEKHGVALWMPEVGGPVTSGHDELVALLGILAKREIIRARARTVGAMTALVRDYGRYVGGRPAYGYRLVAVGPHPKRQHAAWGRKLLCLEPNPDTAPVVVWIFQMRLDGHTLARIVRALNDAAIPCPSAADPQRNPHRAGVAWQIPTVQAILANPVYTGHAVWKRTFAKHELVDEDNLALGFAQHVRRNAPDQWVISIPIAHEALVSEEHFVAVQSTHSPRPDQVHDYRYTGILLCGECARRMEGSWNNGAAAYRCRHGQSSASGPASRISQAYVRESHLLARMPLLHQRLVLDRATTMTTVKAATPTRALPQRTNVLKTVIPTPEEVIDELRSTKRTLTYHHPTKTLQVDGGKLPIRITV